A part of Kitasatospora acidiphila genomic DNA contains:
- a CDS encoding bifunctional riboflavin kinase/FAD synthetase, giving the protein MQRWRGLEEIPGDWGRSVVTIGSFDGVHLGHQLIIDRAVARARELDARAVVVTFDPHPSEVVRPGSHPPLLAPQPFRAELIAARGADAVLVLPFTVAFSQESPEEFVRRVLVDALHAKLVIEGPNFRFGHRAAGNVELLAELGRAADFEVEVLDLKVRGTAGGGEPFSSTLVRRLIAEGDMAGAAEVLGRPHRVEGLVVRGAQRGRDLGYPTANVDTVPHSAVPADGVYAGWLTALGERMPAAISVGTNPTFDGTVRTVEAYAIDRVGLDLYGQQVAVEFLTYLRGMEKFDTIEALLDRMADDVKQARELTA; this is encoded by the coding sequence GTGCAGCGCTGGCGTGGCCTGGAGGAGATTCCCGGCGACTGGGGACGCAGCGTCGTCACCATCGGTTCCTTCGACGGTGTGCACCTCGGGCACCAGCTGATCATCGACCGGGCGGTCGCCCGGGCCCGCGAACTGGACGCCAGGGCCGTGGTGGTGACCTTCGACCCGCACCCCAGCGAGGTGGTCCGCCCCGGCAGCCACCCGCCGCTGCTGGCCCCGCAACCGTTCCGGGCCGAGCTGATCGCGGCGCGCGGTGCCGACGCGGTTCTGGTGCTGCCGTTCACCGTGGCGTTCTCCCAGGAGTCGCCCGAGGAGTTCGTGCGGCGGGTGCTGGTGGACGCGCTGCACGCCAAGCTGGTGATCGAGGGCCCCAACTTCCGGTTCGGCCACCGGGCGGCCGGCAATGTCGAGCTGCTCGCCGAGCTGGGCCGGGCGGCCGACTTCGAGGTGGAGGTGCTCGACCTGAAGGTGCGCGGCACGGCGGGTGGCGGCGAGCCGTTCTCGTCCACCCTGGTGCGCCGCCTGATCGCCGAGGGCGACATGGCCGGCGCCGCCGAGGTGCTCGGTCGGCCGCACCGGGTCGAGGGGCTGGTGGTGCGCGGTGCGCAGCGCGGCCGCGACCTGGGTTACCCGACCGCCAACGTGGACACCGTGCCGCACAGCGCGGTCCCGGCCGACGGGGTCTACGCGGGCTGGCTCACCGCGCTGGGCGAGCGCATGCCGGCCGCCATCTCGGTCGGCACCAACCCGACCTTCGACGGCACCGTCCGCACCGTCGAGGCCTATGCGATCGACCGGGTCGGCCTGGACCTCTACGGGCAGCAGGTGGCGGTGGAGTTCCTCACCTACCTGCGCGGGATGGAGAAGTTCGACACCATCGAGGCGCTCCTCGACCGGATGGCCGACGACGTCAAGCAGGCCCGGGAGCTGACCGCCTGA
- a CDS encoding serine protease produces MTDGRQPAGTGSALDLGAVLRLTARQLAGAAAGPGRIAELAADRVDRPDGLAGEEPGTALTVLVGEPGSGRTTELAALAVRRAGGARALPTLWLRGADLRPGDATLLPAVRRALGGEVPPSAAAAVCTAAGRPLLVLLDAPEEAPAVLGAAWWTAIVRELAESGVRLLVACRPESWEPHPGVGPVRLHRLGPLHGEALARAARRYGVPVPPGPADPLRLRLAGDLRAAGVTHQPCGQADLVGGWFDLRCMRAAQRLAEEAARPASHRKGAPAPATAPVTPGQVRRLAAAVAGRLHTAARRMLGLGQSTLGRSDFAELFPAGGGWARAVLAERLLVPAGDGYRPAHETVADWLQGRQLDLDAAVGRLLAARQRPGMPRHRIHLVAAALRAVGDRGGAPALEPWLRRLWQALTDPAAGPDAHWWAARLLRAALAGSPAPATHRALLTELAGRLAADGPRTALSGFGPAFWAGLALPDPLHWELLGLLVRADGPEQAHLQHAAARLRADGPAALPHLCRWLADGRGLPARPGVTVADQGLDLLYAHRALAVDELTEALVAAAHPRADALLTVLAVEEPSALCRAVDRWSHDPRPERHVAAAVHGLRTAPYAGRPGRELLRFTALTLLAREGEPQLHGAALALLVRDPLTRSAHLTAALAAYAADDPFVTPEVLGLALASHPAAVLTAFETRLARPDGVPGPVLRVLAEAAPLVGGGNAASPLPDPATRLAGRLLHGHPERAELVAEYLGRRLARRCAGPGDLTALLGAAPGGRPPAVRRAFALVLAQPAADQPLRREFLDRLLATERDPAVLGPLLRRVAQHADRQPPERSRAVVRRLADAWPQGNGGAVGLDALLVCCAGHSAAFARLLAEWPDDARPPAGGPGLRRMRALLSRGRDPQYAAAEAARAPVLALPVGSGGVPVPDRRRAHGTL; encoded by the coding sequence ATGACGGATGGCCGGCAGCCGGCAGGGACCGGCTCAGCCCTCGACCTGGGCGCAGTACTGCGACTGACCGCCCGCCAACTGGCCGGTGCGGCCGCCGGACCGGGCCGGATCGCCGAACTGGCCGCCGACCGGGTGGACCGCCCCGACGGGCTGGCCGGCGAGGAACCGGGCACCGCCCTGACCGTGCTGGTCGGCGAACCGGGCAGCGGCCGCACCACCGAGCTGGCCGCCCTGGCGGTGCGCCGGGCCGGCGGCGCCCGGGCCCTGCCCACCCTCTGGCTGCGCGGGGCCGACCTGCGCCCCGGCGACGCCACCCTGCTGCCGGCCGTGCGGCGGGCGCTCGGCGGCGAGGTGCCGCCGTCCGCCGCGGCCGCCGTCTGCACCGCCGCCGGGCGCCCGCTGCTGGTGCTGCTGGACGCTCCGGAGGAGGCCCCGGCGGTGCTGGGTGCCGCCTGGTGGACCGCCATCGTGCGCGAGCTGGCCGAGTCGGGGGTGCGGCTGCTGGTGGCCTGCCGTCCGGAGAGCTGGGAGCCGCACCCCGGCGTCGGGCCGGTCCGGCTGCACCGCCTCGGCCCGCTGCACGGCGAGGCGCTGGCGCGCGCGGCGCGCCGCTACGGGGTGCCGGTGCCGCCCGGCCCGGCGGACCCGCTGCGGCTGCGGCTGGCCGGCGACCTGCGCGCCGCCGGCGTCACCCACCAGCCGTGCGGCCAGGCGGACTTGGTCGGCGGCTGGTTCGACCTGCGGTGCATGCGCGCCGCCCAGCGGCTCGCCGAGGAGGCGGCCCGCCCCGCCTCGCACCGCAAGGGCGCGCCCGCCCCGGCCACCGCCCCCGTGACCCCCGGCCAGGTGCGCCGCCTGGCCGCCGCGGTCGCCGGGCGGCTGCACACCGCGGCCCGCCGGATGCTCGGCCTCGGGCAGAGCACCCTCGGGCGGTCCGACTTCGCGGAGCTCTTCCCGGCGGGCGGCGGCTGGGCCCGGGCTGTGCTCGCCGAGCGGCTGCTGGTGCCCGCAGGCGACGGCTACCGGCCGGCCCATGAGACGGTCGCCGACTGGCTGCAGGGCCGGCAGCTGGACCTGGACGCCGCCGTCGGCCGGCTGCTCGCCGCCCGGCAGCGGCCCGGCATGCCGCGCCACCGGATCCACCTGGTGGCGGCGGCCCTGCGGGCGGTCGGCGACCGGGGCGGCGCCCCCGCCCTGGAACCCTGGCTGCGCCGCCTCTGGCAGGCCCTCACCGACCCCGCCGCAGGGCCCGACGCGCACTGGTGGGCGGCCCGGCTGCTGCGCGCCGCGCTGGCCGGCAGCCCGGCGCCGGCCACCCACCGCGCCCTGCTCACCGAGCTGGCCGGTCGGCTCGCCGCCGACGGCCCGCGCACCGCCCTGAGCGGCTTCGGGCCCGCCTTCTGGGCGGGCCTGGCGCTGCCCGACCCACTCCACTGGGAGCTGCTGGGCCTGCTGGTCAGGGCCGACGGCCCCGAGCAGGCCCACCTCCAGCACGCCGCGGCCCGGCTGCGCGCCGACGGCCCCGCCGCGCTGCCCCACCTGTGCCGCTGGCTCGCCGACGGGCGCGGCCTGCCGGCCCGCCCCGGCGTCACCGTCGCCGACCAGGGGCTGGACCTGCTCTACGCCCACCGGGCGCTCGCCGTCGACGAGTTGACGGAGGCCCTGGTGGCGGCGGCACACCCGCGGGCGGACGCGCTGCTGACCGTGCTCGCCGTCGAGGAGCCCTCGGCGCTCTGCCGCGCGGTGGACCGGTGGAGCCACGACCCGCGCCCGGAACGCCATGTGGCGGCCGCGGTGCACGGGCTGCGCACCGCGCCGTACGCCGGCCGCCCCGGGCGGGAGCTGCTGCGGTTCACCGCGCTCACCCTGCTGGCCCGCGAAGGCGAACCCCAACTGCACGGCGCGGCACTGGCTCTGCTGGTCCGCGACCCGCTCACCCGCTCCGCCCACCTGACGGCGGCCCTGGCCGCCTACGCGGCCGACGACCCGTTCGTCACCCCCGAGGTCCTCGGCCTGGCGCTGGCCAGCCACCCGGCCGCCGTGCTGACCGCCTTCGAGACCCGGCTCGCCCGGCCCGACGGCGTGCCCGGCCCGGTGCTGCGGGTGCTCGCCGAGGCGGCGCCGCTGGTGGGCGGCGGCAACGCGGCGAGCCCACTGCCCGACCCGGCGACCCGGCTGGCCGGGCGACTGCTGCACGGGCACCCCGAGCGGGCCGAGCTGGTCGCCGAGTACCTCGGTCGCCGGCTGGCCCGGCGGTGCGCCGGGCCCGGCGATCTGACCGCCCTGCTCGGCGCCGCCCCGGGCGGGCGGCCGCCGGCGGTGCGCCGGGCGTTCGCCCTGGTGCTGGCGCAGCCCGCCGCCGACCAGCCGCTGCGCCGGGAGTTCCTGGACCGGCTGCTGGCCACCGAACGCGACCCCGCCGTGCTCGGCCCGCTGCTGCGCCGGGTGGCGCAGCACGCGGACCGGCAGCCGCCGGAGCGCAGCCGGGCCGTGGTGCGCCGGCTCGCCGACGCCTGGCCGCAGGGCAACGGCGGCGCGGTCGGCCTGGACGCGCTGCTGGTGTGCTGCGCGGGGCACAGCGCCGCGTTCGCCCGGCTGCTCGCCGAGTGGCCGGACGATGCCCGACCCCCGGCCGGCGGGCCGGGCCTGAGGCGGATGCGGGCCCTGCTGTCCCGCGGCCGGGACCCGCAGTACGCGGCCGCCGAGGCCGCGCGCGCCCCGGTCCTCGCCCTGCCGGTCGGCTCAGGGGGCGTTCCGGTGCCGGACCGGCGGCGGGCGCATGGCACGCTATAG
- a CDS encoding MinD/ParA family ATP-binding protein, whose translation MSSDRDGVYVGDNPAEDDDDWSDAPDYTPPSWYTQGEAAATPAVTPSATPATAAPAPAPVPAPTAPEPAPAAVPAPADPAPPAAAPATAPSPGEPQPQPHPVDAPPAAPHEGTPGWPGATGAPSAPEATSFWVAPPQSPTGQGQPGQPGYPGQPDSAYPPSAYPPHLQQPGVPGMPQPGQPLPLPPVADGAPMPPADPSAGRQPGPAPAPGPWQAQPNPAQPNPAHPGPAQPGPPPAPQTLQSAPAQPGPARQNQAQPNQAQPAALQPPMDPRQAGWPQPTPGYPAGPQAPQAPQAPQPTPQQPGPAQPYQGQPYQGQQQAMPQAPAAFQQPGQQQPVAQGAPLGFTAAVELNSDRLLRSQPKQQRQTPRLKFGGKAAAAERERRLGIIRTPVLSCYRIAVISLKGGVGKTTTTTALGATLASERQDKVIAIDANPDAGTLGRRIKRQTGATIRDLVTAIPHLHSYMDIRQYTSQDMNSGLEIIANDVDPAVSTTFNDSDYRAVIDVLGRQYPIILTDSGTGLLYSAMRGVLDLADQLIIVATPSVDGASSASTTLDWLAAHGYADLVQRSITVVSGVRETSKMIRIEDIVAHFQTRCRGVVVVPFDESLAAGAEVNLDMMRPKVRESYFDLATLVGEDIVRVQQAQQAAWQQQHAAGAPQQQSQAAPQQWGQHPAAPGGPWPAAPQQGGYGYPQQGAPQTGQPWAQQPPQGGYGYPPQPQ comes from the coding sequence GTGAGCAGCGATCGGGACGGCGTCTACGTCGGCGACAACCCGGCGGAGGACGACGACGACTGGTCGGACGCGCCCGACTACACCCCACCCTCCTGGTACACCCAGGGCGAGGCGGCGGCCACGCCTGCCGTGACGCCCTCGGCGACGCCCGCCACCGCCGCGCCCGCACCGGCACCGGTACCCGCTCCGACCGCGCCGGAGCCGGCCCCCGCCGCCGTGCCCGCCCCGGCCGATCCGGCACCGCCCGCGGCTGCGCCGGCCACCGCGCCGTCGCCGGGCGAGCCCCAGCCGCAGCCGCACCCGGTCGACGCCCCGCCGGCGGCACCGCACGAGGGGACGCCCGGGTGGCCGGGCGCGACGGGTGCTCCGAGCGCCCCCGAGGCGACGTCGTTCTGGGTGGCCCCGCCGCAGTCGCCCACCGGCCAGGGGCAGCCCGGTCAGCCGGGCTACCCGGGCCAGCCCGACAGCGCCTACCCGCCCAGCGCCTACCCGCCGCACCTGCAGCAGCCGGGGGTGCCGGGGATGCCGCAGCCCGGCCAGCCGCTCCCGCTGCCGCCGGTCGCCGACGGCGCCCCCATGCCGCCGGCCGATCCCTCCGCCGGCCGGCAGCCGGGCCCGGCTCCGGCGCCCGGTCCGTGGCAGGCCCAGCCCAACCCGGCCCAGCCCAACCCGGCCCACCCCGGCCCGGCGCAGCCGGGTCCGCCGCCCGCACCGCAGACCCTCCAGTCGGCTCCGGCCCAGCCCGGCCCGGCCCGGCAAAACCAGGCGCAGCCCAACCAGGCGCAGCCCGCGGCCCTGCAGCCCCCCATGGACCCGCGCCAGGCCGGCTGGCCGCAGCCCACCCCCGGCTACCCGGCCGGTCCGCAAGCGCCGCAGGCACCGCAGGCGCCGCAGCCCACCCCCCAGCAGCCCGGCCCGGCCCAGCCCTACCAGGGCCAGCCGTACCAGGGCCAGCAGCAGGCGATGCCGCAGGCCCCGGCCGCGTTCCAGCAGCCCGGCCAGCAGCAGCCGGTGGCGCAGGGCGCGCCGCTCGGCTTCACCGCCGCCGTCGAGCTCAACTCGGACCGCCTGCTGCGCAGCCAGCCCAAGCAGCAGCGCCAGACGCCGCGGCTGAAGTTCGGCGGCAAGGCGGCGGCCGCCGAGCGCGAGCGCCGGCTCGGCATCATCCGCACGCCGGTGCTCAGCTGCTACCGGATCGCGGTGATCAGCCTGAAGGGCGGCGTCGGCAAGACCACGACCACCACCGCCCTGGGCGCGACCCTGGCCAGCGAGCGCCAGGACAAGGTGATCGCGATCGACGCCAACCCGGACGCCGGCACCCTGGGCCGCCGGATCAAGCGGCAGACCGGTGCCACCATCCGCGACCTGGTGACGGCCATCCCGCACCTGCACAGCTACATGGACATCCGCCAGTACACCTCGCAGGACATGAACTCCGGCCTGGAGATCATCGCCAACGACGTCGACCCGGCGGTCTCCACCACGTTCAACGACTCGGACTACCGCGCGGTGATCGACGTGCTGGGCCGCCAGTACCCGATCATCCTGACCGACTCCGGCACCGGCCTGCTCTACAGCGCGATGCGCGGGGTGCTGGACCTGGCCGATCAGCTGATCATCGTGGCCACCCCCAGCGTCGACGGCGCCAGCAGCGCCAGCACCACGCTGGACTGGCTCGCCGCGCACGGCTACGCCGATCTGGTGCAGCGCAGCATCACGGTGGTCTCCGGGGTGCGCGAGACCAGCAAGATGATCCGGATCGAGGACATCGTGGCGCACTTCCAGACCCGCTGCCGCGGCGTCGTGGTGGTGCCGTTCGACGAGAGCCTGGCGGCCGGCGCCGAGGTCAACCTGGACATGATGCGGCCCAAGGTCCGCGAGTCCTACTTCGATCTGGCCACCCTGGTCGGCGAGGACATCGTGCGGGTCCAGCAGGCGCAGCAGGCCGCCTGGCAGCAGCAGCATGCGGCCGGCGCACCGCAGCAGCAGTCGCAGGCCGCACCGCAGCAGTGGGGCCAGCACCCGGCCGCGCCCGGCGGTCCGTGGCCGGCCGCTCCGCAGCAGGGCGGCTACGGCTACCCGCAGCAGGGCGCCCCGCAGACCGGCCAGCCGTGGGCCCAGCAGCCGCCCCAGGGCGGCTACGGCTACCCGCCCCAGCCGCAGTAG